A window of the Streptomyces sp. NBC_00454 genome harbors these coding sequences:
- a CDS encoding CDP-alcohol phosphatidyltransferase family protein has protein sequence MEVQETRVQTDRIFTIPNILSMARLAGVPLFLWLILAKHDGWALAVLMLSGISDYLDGKLARRWNQISNLGRLLDPAADRLYILSTLFGLTYRGILPIWLTAALLARELMLLVMVWILRRHGYPPPQVNFLGKAATFNLMYAFPFLLVSEGTGWLAWTGSVFGWAFAGWGTTLYWWAGILYVVQVRRLVKADATAD, from the coding sequence GTGGAGGTCCAGGAGACTCGGGTTCAGACCGACCGAATTTTCACCATTCCGAACATCCTGAGCATGGCTCGCCTTGCCGGCGTACCCTTGTTCCTGTGGCTGATCCTGGCCAAGCACGACGGTTGGGCGCTCGCCGTTCTCATGCTCAGCGGGATCAGTGACTACCTCGACGGGAAGTTGGCCCGGCGCTGGAATCAGATCAGCAACCTCGGAAGGCTGCTGGATCCGGCTGCAGACCGGCTCTACATCCTGTCCACGCTGTTCGGTCTCACGTACCGCGGGATTCTGCCGATCTGGCTCACGGCGGCCCTGCTCGCACGGGAGCTGATGCTTCTGGTGATGGTCTGGATCCTGCGCCGCCACGGCTATCCGCCGCCGCAGGTCAACTTCCTCGGCAAGGCGGCTACCTTCAACCTGATGTACGCCTTCCCCTTCTTGCTGGTCAGTGAAGGGACGGGCTGGTTGGCCTGGACCGGGTCCGTTTTCGGATGGGCGTTCGCCGGATGGGGTACAACCCTCTATTGGTGGGCAGGAATCCTTTACGTGGTGCAAGTCCGCCGGCTCGTGAAGGCGGACGCCACGGCCGATTGA
- a CDS encoding PTS glucose transporter subunit IIA — MTSVTSPLAGRAIGLAAVPDPVFSGAMVGPGTAIDPVREPSEAVSPVDGVIVSLHPHAYVVVDGEGHGVLTHLGIDTVQLNGEGFELLVSKGDTVSRGQAVIRWNPAAVEAAGKSPICPIVALEATPDSLSDVVESGDVKADDALFSWQ; from the coding sequence ATGACCAGCGTGACGTCCCCACTCGCCGGGCGCGCCATCGGACTCGCGGCAGTGCCCGATCCGGTGTTCTCCGGCGCGATGGTGGGACCGGGCACCGCCATTGATCCCGTACGTGAGCCCTCGGAGGCGGTGTCCCCGGTAGATGGTGTGATCGTCTCCCTCCACCCGCACGCGTACGTAGTAGTGGACGGTGAGGGCCACGGCGTCCTCACCCACCTCGGGATCGACACCGTTCAGCTCAACGGCGAGGGCTTCGAGCTGCTCGTCAGCAAGGGCGACACCGTGAGCCGCGGCCAGGCCGTCATCCGCTGGAACCCTGCTGCGGTCGAGGCCGCCGGGAAGTCCCCCATCTGCCCCATCGTGGCCCTTGAGGCGACTCCCGACTCCCTTTCCGACGTCGTCGAGTCCGGCGACGTCAAAGCTGACGACGCTCTCTTCAGCTGGCAGTGA
- the ptsP gene encoding phosphoenolpyruvate--protein phosphotransferase, whose product METTLRGVGVSHGVAIGEVRHMGTAVLEPPAKQINADEAEREQGRARQAVDAVAADLIARGQLAGGEAQHVLEAQAMIAQDPELMADVDRRIAVGSTAERGVYDAFSQYRELLAGAGEYMAGRVADLDDVRNRIVARLLGVPMPGVPDSDEPYVLIARDLAPADTALLDPALVLGFVTEEGGPTSHSAILARALGVPAIVALPGAGEIAEGTLIAVDGSTGDLFVDPSPEKRAELEAAAAERKAALSASSGPGATSDGHKVPLLANIGGPADVPAAVEAGAEGVGLFRTEFLFLDDSKKAPTEEKQVESYRKVLEAFPEGRVVVRVLDAGADKPLDFLTPADEPNPALGVRGLRSLLDHPDVLRTQLTALAKASAGLPVYLEVMAPMVADRIDAKAFADACREAGLQAKFGAMVEIPSAALRARSILQEVEFLSLGTNDLAQYAFAADRQVGAVSRLQDPWQPALLDLIAMSADAAKAEGKSCGVCGEAASDPLLACVLTGLGVTSLSMGAASIPYVRATLAKYTLAQCERAAAAARAADSAEEARVAAQAVLSGE is encoded by the coding sequence ATGGAGACAACGCTGCGAGGCGTCGGCGTGAGCCACGGTGTGGCGATCGGCGAGGTTCGGCACATGGGTACGGCGGTTCTCGAGCCGCCGGCTAAGCAGATCAACGCGGACGAGGCGGAGCGCGAACAGGGGCGCGCCCGTCAGGCCGTGGACGCTGTTGCGGCCGACCTGATCGCGCGCGGCCAGCTGGCCGGCGGCGAGGCTCAGCACGTGCTCGAGGCTCAGGCCATGATCGCTCAGGACCCTGAGCTGATGGCCGACGTCGACCGTCGGATCGCCGTGGGCAGCACCGCCGAGCGCGGTGTGTACGACGCCTTCTCCCAGTACCGCGAGCTGCTCGCGGGCGCCGGCGAGTACATGGCCGGCCGCGTGGCCGACCTGGACGACGTGCGCAACCGCATCGTCGCGCGCCTGCTCGGCGTGCCGATGCCGGGTGTGCCGGACAGTGACGAGCCGTACGTGCTGATCGCGCGGGACCTCGCTCCCGCCGACACCGCTCTGCTCGACCCGGCGCTCGTGCTCGGTTTCGTGACCGAGGAAGGCGGCCCGACCAGCCACAGCGCGATCCTCGCGCGGGCGCTGGGCGTGCCGGCCATCGTGGCGCTGCCGGGCGCCGGCGAGATCGCCGAGGGCACCCTCATCGCCGTCGACGGCAGCACGGGTGACCTGTTCGTGGACCCGTCGCCCGAGAAGCGCGCCGAGCTGGAGGCCGCGGCCGCCGAGCGCAAGGCCGCTCTCTCCGCGTCGTCGGGCCCGGGTGCGACGTCCGACGGTCACAAGGTGCCGCTGCTGGCCAACATCGGCGGTCCCGCCGACGTGCCGGCGGCCGTCGAGGCCGGGGCCGAGGGTGTGGGCCTGTTCCGCACCGAGTTCCTCTTCCTGGACGACAGCAAGAAGGCGCCGACCGAGGAGAAGCAGGTCGAGTCGTACCGCAAGGTGCTCGAGGCCTTCCCCGAGGGTCGTGTCGTCGTACGCGTCCTGGACGCCGGCGCGGACAAGCCGCTGGACTTCCTGACCCCGGCCGACGAGCCGAACCCGGCTCTGGGTGTCCGTGGTCTGCGCTCGCTGCTCGACCACCCGGACGTGCTGCGTACGCAGCTCACCGCGCTGGCCAAGGCCTCCGCGGGGCTGCCGGTCTACCTCGAGGTCATGGCCCCGATGGTGGCGGACCGGATCGACGCCAAGGCGTTCGCGGACGCGTGCCGCGAGGCCGGTCTGCAGGCGAAGTTCGGCGCGATGGTGGAGATCCCCTCCGCCGCGCTGCGGGCGCGCTCGATCCTGCAGGAGGTCGAGTTCCTGTCGCTGGGCACCAACGACCTCGCGCAGTACGCCTTCGCGGCCGACCGCCAGGTCGGTGCCGTCTCGCGACTGCAGGACCCGTGGCAGCCCGCGCTGCTCGACCTGATCGCCATGTCGGCCGACGCCGCCAAGGCCGAGGGCAAGAGCTGCGGTGTCTGTGGCGAGGCCGCTTCCGACCCGCTGCTGGCCTGTGTGCTGACGGGTCTGGGTGTCACCTCCCTGTCGATGGGTGCCGCTTCGATTCCCTACGTCCGGGCGACGCTCGCCAAGTACACCCTCGCGCAGTGCGAGCGTGCGGCTGCCGCCGCCCGTGCCGCGGACAGTGCCGAGGAGGCCCGTGTGGCCGCCCAGGCGGTGCTGTCCGGCGAGTAG
- a CDS encoding acetoacetate--CoA ligase, giving the protein MTAAATPSEPLWSPGPDRIAAARITAFQAWAAEHHGAPADGGYPALHSWSVDELDTFWQAVAEWFDVRFTTPYQSVLADRSMPGAHWFPGATLNYAEHALRAAEDPARAADAALLHVDETHEPTPVTWAELRRQVGALAAELRALGVRPGDRVSGYLPNIPEAVTALLATAAVGGVWTSCAPDFGARSVLDRFQQVEPVVLFTVDGYRYGGKEHDRRDTVAELRAELPSLRAVVHIPLLGTPAPAGALDWSALTAGDAEPVFEPVPFDHPLWVLYSSGTTGLPKAIVQSQGGILLEHLKQIGLHCDLGPGDRFFWYTSTGWMMWNFLVSGLLTGTTVVLYDGSPGFPDTGAQWRIAERTKATLYGTSAAYVMACRKAEVHPSRDFDLSAVKCVATTGSPLPPDGFRWLHDEVAEDLWIASVSGGTDVCSCFAGAVPTLPVHIGELQAACLGTDLQAWDPSGKPVIGEVGELVVTNPMPSMPIRFWNDPDGSRYRDSYFEMFPGVWRHGDWITITDHGSVVIHGRSDSTLNRQGVRMGSADIYEAVERLPEIKESLVIGLEEPNGGYWMPLFVHLVPGAVLDEDLRARIKATIREELSPRHVPDEIIEVPGVPHTLTGKRIEVPVKRLLQGAPMDKAVNPGSVDNLDLLRFYEELARTRR; this is encoded by the coding sequence ATGACCGCAGCAGCCACCCCCTCCGAGCCCCTCTGGTCCCCGGGCCCCGACCGGATCGCCGCGGCCCGGATCACCGCCTTCCAGGCCTGGGCCGCCGAACACCACGGCGCCCCCGCCGACGGCGGCTACCCGGCCCTGCACAGCTGGTCCGTCGACGAGCTCGACACCTTCTGGCAGGCCGTCGCCGAATGGTTCGACGTCCGCTTCACCACCCCGTACCAGTCCGTCCTCGCCGACCGGTCCATGCCCGGCGCACACTGGTTCCCCGGCGCCACCCTCAACTACGCCGAGCACGCCCTGCGCGCCGCCGAGGACCCCGCACGCGCCGCCGACGCGGCCCTGCTCCACGTGGACGAGACCCACGAGCCCACCCCCGTCACCTGGGCCGAGCTCCGCCGCCAGGTCGGCGCACTCGCCGCCGAACTGCGGGCGCTGGGCGTACGCCCCGGCGACCGGGTCAGCGGCTACCTCCCCAACATCCCCGAAGCCGTCACCGCGCTCCTCGCCACCGCCGCGGTCGGCGGAGTCTGGACCTCCTGCGCCCCCGATTTCGGCGCCCGCAGCGTCCTGGACCGCTTCCAGCAGGTCGAACCGGTCGTCCTCTTCACCGTCGACGGCTACCGCTACGGCGGCAAGGAGCACGACCGCCGCGACACCGTCGCCGAGCTTCGCGCCGAGCTCCCCTCGCTGCGCGCCGTGGTCCACATCCCGCTCCTCGGCACGCCGGCCCCCGCCGGAGCCCTGGACTGGTCGGCCCTCACGGCGGGAGACGCGGAGCCCGTCTTCGAGCCGGTCCCCTTCGACCACCCGCTCTGGGTCCTCTACTCCTCCGGGACCACCGGCCTGCCCAAGGCGATCGTCCAGTCCCAGGGCGGCATCCTCCTGGAACACCTCAAGCAGATCGGCCTCCACTGCGACCTCGGTCCCGGGGACCGGTTCTTCTGGTACACCTCCACCGGCTGGATGATGTGGAACTTCCTCGTCTCCGGCCTGCTCACCGGCACCACCGTCGTGCTCTACGACGGCAGCCCGGGATTCCCCGACACCGGTGCCCAATGGCGCATCGCGGAGCGGACCAAAGCCACTCTGTACGGGACTTCCGCCGCCTACGTGATGGCCTGCCGGAAGGCCGAAGTCCATCCGTCCCGGGACTTCGACCTGTCCGCGGTCAAGTGCGTGGCGACCACCGGCTCCCCGCTGCCGCCCGACGGCTTCCGCTGGCTGCACGACGAGGTGGCCGAGGACCTCTGGATCGCCTCCGTCAGCGGCGGCACCGACGTCTGCAGCTGCTTCGCCGGCGCCGTACCCACCCTCCCGGTCCACATCGGCGAGCTCCAGGCCGCCTGCCTGGGCACGGACCTCCAGGCCTGGGACCCGTCGGGGAAGCCCGTCATCGGCGAGGTCGGCGAGCTCGTGGTCACCAACCCCATGCCGTCGATGCCGATCCGCTTCTGGAACGACCCGGACGGCAGCCGCTACCGCGACAGCTACTTCGAGATGTTCCCGGGCGTCTGGCGCCACGGTGACTGGATCACGATCACCGACCACGGCTCCGTGGTCATCCACGGCCGCTCCGACTCCACCCTGAACCGCCAGGGCGTCCGGATGGGCTCGGCCGATATCTACGAGGCCGTGGAACGGCTCCCGGAGATCAAGGAATCCCTGGTCATCGGCCTGGAGGAGCCGAACGGCGGCTACTGGATGCCGCTCTTCGTCCACCTCGTACCCGGCGCGGTCCTCGACGAGGACCTCCGCGCCCGGATCAAGGCGACGATCCGCGAGGAGCTCTCCCCGCGCCACGTCCCCGACGAGATCATCGAGGTCCCGGGCGTCCCGCACACCCTGACCGGCAAGCGCATCGAGGTCCCGGTCAAGCGCCTCCTCCAGGGCGCCCCCATGGACAAGGCCGTCAATCCCGGCTCGGTCGACAACCTCGACCTCCTGCGCTTCTACGAGGAGCTCGCCCGCACCCGGCGCTGA
- a CDS encoding glycoside hydrolase family 31 protein — translation MDGRELVRAVKELGSERGRRAWRSAWRNRRVDREGLAPRGAERARVPGLLTGTEPRPGGGVLRFTRSELLVRVTAGGAVFWGWDGAAPTPSYAVVGNGPEADPRAVLEPDTGGGWRVVSERVTVAVSRHGAVEVRTPGGTVLRRELPPRWWEPVEGGGGHGARWLLRSEVPADARVFGLGGRAAGPRLRDGSYRLWNTDPKHGFGLTGDPLYITMPVQLVVADAGTHLVFHDNTWDGRVVLREGEEGAGSGADRPGSCELRMEGGPLRCWVLVGPPARVLQGWSGLTGGAAVPPEWALGYQHARWGFGDAAQVRRIVAGYADRGLPLSAVHLDIDHYDGHRVFTVDRERFPDLPGLAAELAEGGVRLVSIVDPAVKAGDPVHASGLEVGEHGAFVRDAAGREVRGEVWPGECAYPDFTDPAARKWWGGLYGERLAQGFAGVWHDMNEPVSFAPFGDRTLPRSARHVLDGAGGDHRAAHNVYALGMARAGWEGLVRLRPAERPFLFSRSGWAGMQRYGGTWSGDVESSWDGLRASLALVLGLGLCGVPYSGPDVGGFWGSPSPELYLRWLQLGSYLPLFRTHSAIFAGRREPWEFGEKTTEAARAVLLERERLRPYFVTLAHLARRTGAPYVRPLWWGTPEDRALRDCEDAFLLGDALLVAPVLECGSDRRAVRLPRGRWYDTATGAAHEGPGQVLLDAPADRIPVLARAGSLLPVGAADGSVVLEAWAPARGRTGGGLVVRDPGPGFEPGEVERYTVRWAGDAVVVEDEAGAPVEGVVVRGL, via the coding sequence ATGGACGGTCGTGAGCTGGTACGTGCGGTGAAGGAGCTCGGCAGCGAGCGGGGGCGGCGCGCCTGGCGCTCGGCCTGGCGCAACCGGCGCGTGGACAGGGAGGGGCTCGCACCCCGGGGCGCGGAGCGGGCGCGGGTGCCGGGTCTGCTGACCGGTACGGAGCCCCGGCCGGGCGGGGGCGTGCTGCGGTTCACCCGTTCGGAGCTGCTGGTACGGGTCACCGCGGGCGGGGCGGTGTTCTGGGGCTGGGACGGGGCCGCGCCCACCCCCTCGTACGCGGTGGTCGGCAACGGGCCGGAGGCCGATCCGCGCGCGGTGCTGGAACCGGACACCGGGGGCGGCTGGCGGGTGGTCTCCGAGCGGGTGACCGTCGCGGTGTCCCGGCACGGGGCGGTGGAGGTGCGCACCCCGGGCGGGACGGTGCTGCGCCGCGAGCTCCCGCCGCGCTGGTGGGAACCGGTGGAGGGCGGCGGCGGGCACGGAGCCCGGTGGCTGCTGCGCAGCGAGGTCCCGGCGGACGCGCGGGTGTTCGGTCTCGGCGGGCGGGCGGCAGGGCCCCGGCTCAGGGACGGCTCCTACCGGCTGTGGAACACCGACCCGAAGCACGGGTTCGGCCTGACCGGGGATCCGCTGTACATCACGATGCCGGTGCAGCTGGTGGTGGCGGACGCCGGCACGCACCTGGTGTTCCACGACAACACCTGGGACGGGCGGGTGGTGTTGCGGGAGGGCGAGGAGGGGGCCGGTTCGGGTGCGGACCGGCCGGGGAGCTGCGAGCTGCGCATGGAGGGCGGTCCGCTGCGCTGCTGGGTGCTGGTGGGCCCGCCCGCGCGGGTGCTGCAGGGCTGGTCGGGGCTGACGGGCGGCGCGGCCGTGCCGCCGGAGTGGGCGCTGGGGTACCAGCACGCGCGGTGGGGGTTCGGGGACGCGGCGCAGGTGCGCCGGATCGTGGCCGGGTACGCGGATCGGGGCCTGCCGCTCTCGGCCGTCCATCTGGACATCGACCACTACGACGGCCACCGGGTCTTCACCGTGGACCGCGAGCGGTTCCCCGATCTGCCGGGGCTGGCCGCCGAGTTGGCGGAGGGCGGCGTACGCCTGGTCTCGATCGTCGACCCGGCGGTGAAGGCGGGCGATCCCGTGCACGCCTCGGGTCTGGAGGTCGGCGAGCACGGGGCCTTCGTACGGGACGCGGCGGGGCGGGAGGTCCGCGGCGAGGTGTGGCCGGGCGAGTGCGCGTACCCGGACTTCACCGATCCGGCCGCGCGGAAGTGGTGGGGCGGGCTCTACGGGGAACGGCTCGCGCAGGGCTTCGCCGGGGTGTGGCACGACATGAACGAGCCGGTCTCCTTCGCCCCGTTCGGGGACCGGACGCTCCCCCGTTCGGCGCGGCACGTCCTGGACGGGGCGGGCGGGGACCACCGGGCCGCGCACAACGTGTACGCCCTGGGGATGGCGCGGGCCGGCTGGGAGGGACTGGTGCGACTGCGCCCGGCCGAGCGGCCGTTCCTCTTCTCCAGGTCGGGGTGGGCGGGCATGCAGCGGTACGGGGGCACGTGGTCGGGGGACGTGGAGAGCAGCTGGGACGGGCTGCGGGCCTCGCTGGCGCTGGTCCTGGGGCTCGGACTGTGCGGGGTGCCGTACTCGGGCCCCGACGTCGGCGGCTTCTGGGGTTCTCCCTCACCGGAGTTGTACTTGCGGTGGCTGCAACTGGGCTCGTACCTGCCGCTGTTCCGGACGCACTCGGCGATCTTCGCGGGGCGGCGCGAGCCGTGGGAGTTCGGCGAAAAAACGACGGAGGCGGCCCGGGCCGTGTTGCTGGAACGGGAGCGGCTGCGCCCCTACTTCGTGACGCTGGCCCATCTGGCGCGGCGGACGGGAGCCCCGTACGTGCGGCCGCTGTGGTGGGGGACGCCGGAGGACCGGGCGCTGCGGGACTGCGAGGACGCGTTCCTGCTGGGCGACGCGCTGCTGGTGGCTCCGGTGCTGGAGTGCGGCTCGGACCGGCGGGCGGTGCGGCTGCCGCGCGGCCGGTGGTACGACACGGCGACGGGCGCGGCCCACGAGGGTCCGGGCCAGGTGCTGCTGGACGCCCCGGCGGACCGGATTCCGGTGCTGGCCCGGGCGGGCTCGCTCCTGCCGGTCGGCGCGGCCGACGGGTCGGTGGTCCTGGAGGCCTGGGCCCCGGCGCGGGGCCGTACCGGCGGTGGGCTGGTGGTCCGCGATCCGGGGCCGGGCTTCGAGCCGGGCGAGGTGGAGCGGTACACCGTGCGCTGGGCGGGGGACGCGGTGGTGGTGGAGGACGAGGCGGGCGCGCCGGTGGAGGGCGTGGTGGTGCGGGGGCTCTGA